GTGGAGTGGCGCTGGCGCAATAACTCCACCACGTCCTCAATCCCTAGGTCCGACGCCCGCAGCAGCACCAGCAGGTGGTAGAGCAAATCGGCCGCCTCGCCCTTCAGCCCGTCGCGGTTGCCCGCTACAGCGTCGATAACGGTTTCCACGGCCTCCTCGCCTACTTTCTGGGCAATCTTGGGCATGCCTTTCTGAAACAGCTTTACCGTGTACGAATTGGGTTCTTCGGCGGGGTTTTGCTGACGGCGGGTCACCAGGCGCTCCAGCTCAGCCAGAAAGCTCACCGGGGCCGTGGGCAACGCCGCTTGCTGCTCCTGCTCGAAACAGCTTACGGTGCCGCGGTGACAGGTGGGGCCATCGGGCCGGGCGCGGATTAGCAGCGCGTCGTGGTCGCAGTCGGGGTGCAGGCTGACCACCGTGAGGTAGTGGCCGCTGGTTTCGCCTTTGGTCCAGAGGCGGTTCTTGGAGCGCGAGAAAAAGGTAACGCGTCCCTCCTGCTCGGTTTTGCGCAGCGCCTCCTCGTTCACGTAGCCCAGCATCAACACCTGCCCGGTGTCGGCATCCTGCACCACGGCCGGAATCAGCCCGCCCATTTTTTCGAAGTCAAAAGTCATTTGGGTTGTCAGTTGCGGGTTGTCGGTTGTCAGTTCGTTCAGGCTGATTTTACTAGCAACCCGCAACTGACAACCGACAACTCATATTCTTACCGGAACACCGGCGGCTCGCAGGTGCTGCTTGAGGTCAGGAATGCCGATTTCGCCGAAGTGAAAGACGCTAGCAGCTAAGCCTGCATCGGCCCGGGCCTGCTGAAACACATCGGTGAAGTGTACCATCTTGCCAGCCCCGCCCGAAGCAATAACGGGCACGCTCACGGCCTGGCATACGGCGCCCGTAACATCCAGCGCAAAACCATCTTTGGTGCCGTCGTGGCTCATGGAGGTAAGCAGCAGCTCGCCGGCGCCGCGCTCGGCGGCCTCGCGGCACCAGGCCACGGCATCGCGGCCGGTGGCTACGGTACCGGCGCGGGTATACACCTGCCAGCCCGCTTCGGCCGTGTGGCGGGCATCTACGGCCACTACAATGCACTGCGAGCCGAAGCGGCGGGCCAGCTCATCAATCAGCTCGGGGCGCTGCAAGGCGGCCGAGTTGATGGATACCTTGTCGGCTCCGTTGAGCAGCAGCGCTTCCACGTCGGCCACGGCCCCAATGCCGCCGCCTACGGTGAACGGGATGTCCAGCTCGCGGGCTACGTCGCGCACCAGCGCCACCAGGGTTTGGCGCTTTTGATTGGTGGCGGTAATATCCAGGAACACGAGCTCATCGGCGCCCTGCTTGGCGTATTGCGACGCCAGCGCCACCGGGTCGCCGGCGTCGCGCAAACCCTCGAAGCGGATGCCCTTCACGGTGCGGCCGTCTTTTACATCGAGGCACGGAATGATGCGTTTGGTAAGCATCTTCTTTTAGTTGAAAGTACAGGGAGAGACCTAGGCCACGAACCGGCGAAGGTCTTCGAGCCGGATGGTACCCTCGTAAATGGCTTTGCCGATAATGGCGCCGTGCATGCCCACTTCGGCCAGGGCTTCCACGTCGGCAATGGTGGTTACCCCACCACTGGCTACCAGCTGCGCTTGCGGCAGCTCGGCACGCAAGGCTTTGTAGGCACCTAGGGAGGGGCCTTGCAGCTTGCCGTCCTTGCTGACATCCGTGCACACAAAAGTGGTGGCGCCGGCGCCAAGGTAAGCCGCCACAAACTCGGCCAGGGTGCGCTCCGATTGCTCGGCCCAGGCGTTTATGGAAATGTGGTTGTCGCGAAAATCGGCGCCGACAATAATGCGCTCTGCCCCGAAGCTGCGCAGCCATGCTTGCACGGTGTCGGGCTCGCGTACGGCAATGCTGCCCGCCGTGATTTGCGCCGCGCCAGCATCGAAGGCTTGCCGTACGGCTTCCTCCTGCTGCAAGCCACCGCCAAAATCGATAATAAGGTTGGTGTGGCGGGCGATGCGCTCGAGCATGGGCAGGTTTACCGGGCGCTTAGCCCGGGCGCCGTCGAGGTCGACGAGGTGCAGGCGGCGCATGCCGTGCTGCTCGAAACGTTGGGCTACGGCCAAGGGGTCGGAGTCGTACGTGGTTTGCTGGGCAAAGTCGCCTTCGGTGAGGCGCACGCACTGGCCACCAATAAGGTCGATGGCAGGTATGATTTCCATGGTTGAAAGGGCTTAGGAATTAGGTCTTAGGGGTTGGTTTGTCGGTTAGATGCTAGGACTTGGTGGTGCAGAAGGAGTTTGTTGATGCTTGCCTCCTCGTAAAACCAAGGCCTAATACCTAACCACTAAGCCCTAATCCCTAAAAAGTTCTGAAGGATGCGGGTACCTACCGGGCCGCTTTTCTCGGCGTGAAACTGCACCGCATAGAAGTTGCCGTGCTGCACCGCCGCGCTGAACGGTGCTGGGTAGGCGGCCTCGGCAATGGTGTAGTCGCCCACGGGTGCGTAGTAGCTGTGCACGAAGTACACGAAGTCTTCCTCGCGCAGGCCTTCGAACAGTGGGGTGCGCAAACGCTGCAGGTTGTTCCAGCCCATATGCGGCACTTTGTGCTGAGCGTCGGCCGCGAAGCGCTTTACCTCGAAGGGCAGGATACCGAGCAGCTGCGTGTCGCCTTCTTCGCTGTGCTGCCCCAGCAGCTGCATGCCCAGGCATATACCCAGGAAGGGTTGCTCGAGCGTGGGCAGAAGTTGGTCGAGGCCCTGGGCCCGCAGCTCCTGCATAGCCGATGCGGCTTCGCCTTCGCCCGGAAACAAGATCTTGTCGGCACGCCGGATCGTGTCATGATCAGCCGTTAGGGTTGCTTGTACACCCAGGCGCTCCAGGGCAAACAACACCGACTGTACGTTGCCGCCTTTGTAGTCAATTACAGCTATTTCCATTTCGTTATACCAAATGTTTATACAAATGAACAACATCTATTTCTCCCTCACCTTCCGTGCATGAGGAAGCCCGAAACAGGTGTTTACTCATTTGTATAAACATATGTTAAATCCCTACAGAACTCCTTTGGTGCTAGGTATTTCCATCTTGGTAGCATCGCGTTGCAAAGCTACCTTTGTGGCCTTCGCAACAGCCTTAAAGATGGCCTCGATCTTATGGTGCTCATTGTCGCCTTCGCACTTAATGTTGAGGTTACACCGGGCGGCGTCGGAGAAGCTTTTAAAGAAATGGTAAAACATTTCGGTAGGCATGTCGCCCACTTTTTCGCGTTTGAACGAGGCATCCCACACCAGCCAAGGCCGCCCCGAAAAATCGATAGCGGCTTGCGCCAACGAGTCATCCATGGGCAGCAAGAACCCGTAGCGAGCCACGCCGCGCTTATCGCCGATGGCTTGGTTGAATGCCTCGCCGATGGCAATAGCCGTATCCTCGATGGTGTGGTGTTCGTCGATGTGCAAGTCGCCTTGTACTTCCACCAGCATATCTACCCCGCTGTGCTTGGCCAGCTGATCGATCATGTGGTCAAAAAATCCGAGGCCGGTTTTTATGCTATGCTTGCCGCTGCCGTCGAGGTTTAGCTCAACCCGAATCTTGGTTTCGTTGGTGTCGCGTTGTACCACTGCCTTGCGAGCGGGCAAGCGCAGAAACTGGTATATGGCATCCCAGCTGGTAGTCGTAAGGGCGGCACGCTCGTCGGTGAGGTCGTCGCTGATGAGAATGGATTGGCACCCTAGGTTTTCGGCCAGCTGCACATCCGTGATTCGGTCTCCGAGCACGTAGGAGTTCGGCAAGTCGTAGCCGTTGGCCGGATCGAGGTACTCGGTGAGCATGCCGATGCCGGGCTTCCGGGTTGGCAGGTTTTCGTGCGGGAAGCTGCGGTCGATGTGGCTGCGGACAAACTCCACTCCTTCGCCGCGCAAAATGTCGAGCATCAGGTTTTGGCAGGGCCAGAACGTATCCTCCGGAAACGACGCGGTGCCGAGGCCGTCCTGGTTGGTTACGAGCACCAGCTCGTAGTCGAGCTCGCGCGCAATGCGTGCCAGGTTGCTGATGGCGCCTGGCAGAAACTGAAACTTATCGAAGCTATCAACCTGCTGGCTGGGCTGCGGCTCCACCAAGATGGTGCCGTCGCGGTCGATGAAAAGTACTTTTTTCATTAGGAAGGCGCGAGACCTTGTGCCTCGCGTTGGGTGTGGTTGAATGAACGAAGCCGCCCGACTCCTCAAGAACCGGGCGGCCTCACTGACCTAGGCGTATTGCTGCAGGGCCCGCAACAGCTGCTCGTTCTCGGCGGGCGTACCCACCGTCAGGCGCAGGCAGCCGGCGCAGCCGGGCTGGGTGGTACGGTTGCGCACCACAATGCCTTTGCCAAGCAGGTACTCGTACACGGCCGTGGCATCGGGGCGGAAGCGCACGAGCAGGAAGTTGGCATCGGAAGGATAAACTTCTTCCACAATGCCTACCGAGGGCAACTGCTGCCGCAGCCACACGCGGCCGGTCAGCAGCTCCTGCCGCATCTGCTCGAAGCGTGCGGCATCGTGCAGGCCCGCCAAGGCGTGCTGCTGCGTGGCCTCCGATATATTATAAGGAGGCTTGATCTTGTTGAGGTAGCCGATGAGCTCGGCCGAGGCGAAGGCCATACCCAGGCGCAGGCCGGCCATGCCCCAGGCCTTCGAGAAGGTTTGTAGCACTACGAGGTTAGCAAACTCGTCGAGGCGGGTTGTCCAGCTCGGGGCATCGGCAAAATCGATGTAGGCTTCGTCGACTACCACAATCCCGCGGAAGCCGCGCAGAATTT
The sequence above is drawn from the Hymenobacter sp. YIM 151858-1 genome and encodes:
- the hisF gene encoding imidazole glycerol phosphate synthase subunit HisF, giving the protein MLTKRIIPCLDVKDGRTVKGIRFEGLRDAGDPVALASQYAKQGADELVFLDITATNQKRQTLVALVRDVARELDIPFTVGGGIGAVADVEALLLNGADKVSINSAALQRPELIDELARRFGSQCIVVAVDARHTAEAGWQVYTRAGTVATGRDAVAWCREAAERGAGELLLTSMSHDGTKDGFALDVTGAVCQAVSVPVIASGGAGKMVHFTDVFQQARADAGLAASVFHFGEIGIPDLKQHLRAAGVPVRI
- the hisIE gene encoding bifunctional phosphoribosyl-AMP cyclohydrolase/phosphoribosyl-ATP diphosphatase HisIE; translated protein: MTFDFEKMGGLIPAVVQDADTGQVLMLGYVNEEALRKTEQEGRVTFFSRSKNRLWTKGETSGHYLTVVSLHPDCDHDALLIRARPDGPTCHRGTVSCFEQEQQAALPTAPVSFLAELERLVTRRQQNPAEEPNSYTVKLFQKGMPKIAQKVGEEAVETVIDAVAGNRDGLKGEAADLLYHLLVLLRASDLGIEDVVELLRQRHSTISAGVRRE
- the hisC gene encoding histidinol-phosphate transaminase; protein product: MNLDSLIRPNIRAMKPYASARDEFQGTAQVMLDANENSLGSVGPQAFNRYPDPLQRQVKAEVAKLKHVRPEQIFLGNGSDEAIDLLLRLTCVPGHDSIAILPPTYGMYEVAANLNDIAIERIPLTADFQLSAEAITKVLASEAKVVFLCSPNNPTGNLLHQEAIEQILRGFRGIVVVDEAYIDFADAPSWTTRLDEFANLVVLQTFSKAWGMAGLRLGMAFASAELIGYLNKIKPPYNISEATQQHALAGLHDAARFEQMRQELLTGRVWLRQQLPSVGIVEEVYPSDANFLLVRFRPDATAVYEYLLGKGIVVRNRTTQPGCAGCLRLTVGTPAENEQLLRALQQYA
- the hisH gene encoding imidazole glycerol phosphate synthase subunit HisH — its product is MEIAVIDYKGGNVQSVLFALERLGVQATLTADHDTIRRADKILFPGEGEAASAMQELRAQGLDQLLPTLEQPFLGICLGMQLLGQHSEEGDTQLLGILPFEVKRFAADAQHKVPHMGWNNLQRLRTPLFEGLREEDFVYFVHSYYAPVGDYTIAEAAYPAPFSAAVQHGNFYAVQFHAEKSGPVGTRILQNFLGIRA
- the hisA gene encoding 1-(5-phosphoribosyl)-5-[(5-phosphoribosylamino)methylideneamino]imidazole-4-carboxamide isomerase; protein product: MEIIPAIDLIGGQCVRLTEGDFAQQTTYDSDPLAVAQRFEQHGMRRLHLVDLDGARAKRPVNLPMLERIARHTNLIIDFGGGLQQEEAVRQAFDAGAAQITAGSIAVREPDTVQAWLRSFGAERIIVGADFRDNHISINAWAEQSERTLAEFVAAYLGAGATTFVCTDVSKDGKLQGPSLGAYKALRAELPQAQLVASGGVTTIADVEALAEVGMHGAIIGKAIYEGTIRLEDLRRFVA
- the hisB gene encoding bifunctional histidinol-phosphatase/imidazoleglycerol-phosphate dehydratase HisB: MKKVLFIDRDGTILVEPQPSQQVDSFDKFQFLPGAISNLARIARELDYELVLVTNQDGLGTASFPEDTFWPCQNLMLDILRGEGVEFVRSHIDRSFPHENLPTRKPGIGMLTEYLDPANGYDLPNSYVLGDRITDVQLAENLGCQSILISDDLTDERAALTTTSWDAIYQFLRLPARKAVVQRDTNETKIRVELNLDGSGKHSIKTGLGFFDHMIDQLAKHSGVDMLVEVQGDLHIDEHHTIEDTAIAIGEAFNQAIGDKRGVARYGFLLPMDDSLAQAAIDFSGRPWLVWDASFKREKVGDMPTEMFYHFFKSFSDAARCNLNIKCEGDNEHHKIEAIFKAVAKATKVALQRDATKMEIPSTKGVL